GGCGATATAGAAGTGAGGATAAGCCTGGAGCTGCTCGGCAAGGCTGTCAATTACAACCAGTTTTTCTTCCTTAGTCATCTCTTCTCTCCTCCTTCTTATTTGGTTTCTACTGATTTGGAATCAATCTGCACGCCGGGGCTCATGGTGGTCGAGAGATAAATACTCTTCACGTAAGAACCTTTGGCAGCAGCCGGTTTCAGCTTGAGAATCATATTCAGCACCTCTTTCGCGTTGTCCACGATCTGATCTGCCGAGAACGAAACCTTGCCTACCGTCGTGTGGATGATACCGAATTTGTCGACCTTGAAGTCGATCTTACCGGCTTTCACCTCCTGGACGGCCTTGCCGACTTCCATCGTAACCGTACCGGTCTTGGGGTTCGGCATCAGTCCGCGGGGACCCAGAATACGGCCCAGCGCACCGACTTTACCCATCACATTGGGAGTACAGATGATCACGTCAACGTCGGTCCAGCCGGCCTTGATCTTGTCAACATACTCGTCCAGACCTACATAGTCCGCGCCTGCAGCCTGTGCCTCGGCCTCCTTCTCGGGAGTACACAGCACCAGCACGCGCACCGTCTTACCGGTTCCGTGGGGAAGCGTCACCACGCCGCGGACCATCTGGTTCGCCTTGCGGGGATCGACTCCCAGACGCACGTCGATATCCACCGAAGCGTCGAATTTCGTGAACGTAATTTCCTTCAGAAGAGCGGCAGCCTCCGAGAGCTTGTAAGCCTTACCGGCTTCCACCTTAGCGTAGGCGATCTTTTGATTTTTTGTCAACTTACTCATCTTCTTCGCAATTACATATTAGGAAATTCTCCGACGACACTGATACCCATACTGCGGGCAGTACCGGCAACCATGCGCATAGCGGATTCCAGCGTGAAGCAGTTCATATCGGGCATTTTGTCCTGCGCGATTTCGCGGATCTGATCCCACGTCACCTGACCGACCTTGTCGCGGTTGGGCTGCGCGGAACCTTTCTGCACTTTAGCTGCTTCCTTGAGCTGGATAGCTACGGGCGGCTGTTTTACAACAAAGTCGAACGACTTATCGCTGTAAACCGTGATGATGACCGGAAGAACCTTTCCCGCCTTGTCCTGCGTACGAGCATTGAATTGCTTGCAGAAGTCCATGATATTGACTCCCTTAGAACCCAATGCGGGACCAACCGGGGGCGAAGGATTGGCGGCACCACCTTTGATCTGCAATTTAATAAATGCAGCAACCTCTTTTGCCATAGTTTTCCTTGGTTAATTATTCTTTTTCTACTTGGGTGAAACTCAACTCCATAGGAGTTTTGCGCCCGAATATCTTCACCGATACCGTGAGTTTCTTGCGCTCGTTGTCGACTGCCTCGATAGTACCTTGGAAGCTCGAGAAAGGACCGTCCGTAACCTTGACGGTCTCGCCGACAAAGAAGGGTATTTCGTTCTCCTCCTCCTGTGCGTTCAGTTCGTCGACGCGGCCGAGAATACGCGCTACCTCCTGCGGACGCAGGGGCGTGGCGTTCATCTTGCGGCTGTCCTCTTTGGTGTCGCCGAGGAAACCCAGCACGTTGGGGGTATTGCGAATTATAATCGGAATCTGCCCTACGAACGCAGCCTCCACCAGCACGTAGCCCGGATAAGAGACCTTCTCCTTGGAGACCTTCTTTCCGTTGCGGATGGTATAGACTTTTTCGGTAGGGATCAGCACCTGGGAAATGTAGTCCTCAAGGTGGTTGTGGCGGATTTCAGCCTCGATATACTCTTTGACCTTCCCCTCCTTGCCACCGATTGCGCGGACGACATACCACTGTTTCTTAATCTCGCTCATCGTTCAGCAAACAATTAACGGCCAAGACCGCCCAGGGTCTTGTAAATGCCTGCCATCACGTTCTCGAACGTCACGTCCATCGCCAGAACGACCACGGCGAAGATGACCGAAGCCACCATCACGACGATCGTAGAACTCTGGAGCTGCGGAAACGTAGGCCACGTTACCTTGTTTACAAGCTCGTTGTAAGATTCTTTAACGTATTTGAACATATCTTCGTCTTTTACTCTTGGCAGGAGCAGAGAGATTCGAACTCCCATCAACGGTTTTGGAGACCGCTATTCTACCCTTGAACTATGCTCCTAGGTGACAGAAAGAGTACAGTAACCCGTACTGCTTTCTGTCTATTATTTCGTCGCCCGAAAACCGCAGGCGACAGTAGTCGGCGTCGCTCGGCCATTCGCAAGCAACCTTCCGATGGCTCTCGCGCCTGAACTACTTCACGATCTTCAGGATCTGACCTGCACCTACCGTACGGCCACCCTCGCGGATTGCGAAACGCAGACCTTCGTTGATAGCTACGGGGTAGATCAGCTTCACGGTGATGGTCACGTGGTCGCCCGGCATAACCATGTCGACGCCTGCGGGCAGGTGAACCTCACCCGTTACGTCCATCGTACGCAGGTAGAACTGGGGACGATAGTTGTTGTGGAACGGCGTGTGACGGCCACCCTCCTCTTTCTTCAAGATGTAGACCTCGGCCTCGAACTCGGTGTGCGGAGTGATCGAACCCGGCTTGGCGACTACCATACCGCGCTTAACCTCCTTCTTGTCGATACCGCGGAGCAGCAGACCTACGTTGTCGCCGGCCTCGCCCTCGTCGAGCAGCTTGCGGAACATCTCGACGCCCGTGCAGGTCGACGTGAGGGTCTTCTCCTCAAGACCTACGATCTCGACGGGATCGCCTACGTGGATGACACCGGTTTCGATACGGCCCGTTACGACGGTACCGCGGCCGGTGATCGAGAACACGTCCTCGACAGGCATCAGGAACGGCTTCTCGTTCTCACGCGGAGGAACGGGGATATATTCGTCAACGGCAGCCATCAGCTCCATGATCTTCTCCTCCCACTTCGGCTCGCCGTTCAGGCCGCCGAGTGCGGAACCGCGGATGATGGGAGCGTTGTCGCCATCGTACTCATACTTGGAAAGCAGGTCGCGAACCTCCATCTCGACCAGGTCGAGCATTTCGGGATCGTCCACCATGTCGCACTTGTTCAGGAAAACGACGATGCGCGGTACGTTCACCTGACGGGCGAGCAGCACGTGCTCGTTGGTCTGGGGCATCGGACCGTCCGTAGCGGCAACGACCAGAATGGCGCCGTCCATCTGAGCGGCACCGGTAACCATGTTCTTCACATAGTCGGCGTGGCCCGGGCAGTCTACGTGAGCGTAGTGGCGGTTGGCCGTCTGGTACTCAACGTGCGAGGTGTTGATCGTGATACCACGCTCTTTCTCCTCGGGAGCGTTGTCGATCGAGTCGAACGAACGGAGTTCCGACAGACCGTTCTTTGCCAAAACAGTCGTGATAGCAGCGGTAAGGGTGGTCTTACCGTGGTCAACGTGACCGATGGTACCGATGTTTACGTGCGGTTTCGACCGGTCGAATTTTTCTTTTGCCATAGTATTAAGTATTTAAAGTATTGTTAAAAATTGTCCCAAAGTTTTAAAATTCATTTCGCAGAACAAGCGAGCGACACAAACTCCCCATCATCGCTGAACGGAGGCGTTCGTATCACACGCTGCTGCGCATTGGAGCGGAAGACGAGGCTCAAACTCGCGACCCTCAGCTTGGAAGGCTGATGCTCTATCAACTGAGCTACTTCCGCAAAAACAGACCGTATCAGAGTTATCCCCTCCCTCACACCGTCTCTCGACGGCGCCGGGCCTGCAACTCCAACCGGCACTCTTTTTTGTGGGAAGTGATGGATTCGAACCACCGAAGGCGTACGCCAGCAGATTTACAGTCTGCCCCATTTGGCCACTCTGGTAACTTCCCTTGTTTTGCTCCTCTCCCGTGAGGAATTCGCTTCGCTCGTCTTTCCCGGAGGAATTGGCTCGTTTCACTCGGCTGCGCCTCGTTCCACTTCGCCGATCCCGCTTTGGGGAGGCTTTCGTTCTACCGGCGCCCGGTCGCTGCTTCCGTTACAAAAGTTTCTTCGAAACCTCACATCTGAAAAACCTTGTCTGCGTCAGGCAAGCCTGTGCCGCCAATCTTTTTCATCTGTGCCGCTAACGCGGTTTTGTAACTTCATTTCGCTTCCCTCGCGTCGGCTTTCCGAGCCGATGGAGGGATTCGAACCCCCGACCAGCTGATTACAAATCAGCTGCTCTGGCCAACTGAGCTACATCGGCAGTATTCACCGTTTTGGATTGCAAAAGTAGGCATAAAAAATTTATCGCGCAAATTATTCGGAATAAATTTTCTACTTTTTCACTCTTCTCAAAGAACCGCGCCCGATCGTCCTGACTTCAGGGGCGAAATCGGGTGCAAAGATAGGAAAAGTTTTGGATAACGCAACAGCTACCGCAAAAAATATTACCTCCCCGGGCCAACTATGTCACCCCGCCACCCGGACGGCGTCCCGGCAGCTCCCGGGCGGCAGGATCCCGGGCCTTCGACACCTATTTTTATATGCAAACCCGAATGCGCGCTTTTTCCCGATCTTCGGCGCCAAGGGCCTGCCGCCTTTATCGTTCGGCGCGTTTTGCCGAATCGAGCGCCATCCGGCTTTGAAACCGTCCCGCTTTTTCGTATCTTTACCGCTACGAATTCACGCACTATGGAAACCATCCCCCTCTTCGGCCCTTACGCGCTCCGGCGGCTCCGCACGGAGGACGCGCCGGACATCTTCGCCTCGATCGACACCCAACGCCGCTACCTGGGCCGCTGGCTCCCGTTCGTGGCCGACACGCACCGGATCGAGCAGACCCGGCAGGTGGTGGCCGGAATGCTTGCCGACACGGCCAATCCGGTCTTCACGCTCCGCAGCGGCAACGCCTTTGCGGGACTGATCGGCTTCAAATCGGCCGACGCCGCCAGGCGCAGCGTCGAGATCGGCTACTGGCTGCGCGAGGAGCAGCAGGGCAAGGGAATCATGGCGGCCGCCGTGCGGACGCTCTGCGACCTTGCGTTCGGGGAGATGGGCATGCGGCGTGTCGAGATCCGCTGCGGCACGGGCAACCTCCCGAGCAACCGCATTCCGCAGCGTCTCGGCTTCCTCCGCAGCCATGTCGAGCTACAGGGCGAACAGCTCTCCGACGGAGAGTGGATCGACCTGAACGTCTACGTGCTGGAACGCTGAAAACCAGATGGCATCCGCCCCGGCGTCACCCGTAAATCCGGTCCGATCCGGCCCGATGCCCTACGCCGCGACCGGCCCGATGACGCCGTGCGCGGTTCATCCGGCGTCGCATCGAAAAAAGGAGACCTGCGGAGAGGCCTCCTTTTCATCCTTTTCATCCGTGGCGGCCGGCGGCCCTATTTCTTCTTGATCGAGTTGATCAGCTGCGCGGGCGTCGCCTGAAGGTAATTCTTGCAGAAACGACTGAACTGCGTGTAGTGACGGAACCCGTACTTGTTCATCAGCGCCTTGGTGCTGTCCTCGCCGTCGCGGATGTCGGTGAAGACCTTCAGCGCCTTCTGGCGCATCATCCAGTGGTAAACGCTGTCGTTGAAATGCTCGGCGAAGCGGCGTTTGAAGACCGAGAGGCTCATGCCCGCCAGCGAAGCCAGCTCGGCGACGCCCTGTGCCTTGTCGTAATTGTTGCAGACGAAGACGCGGAAATTGTCCTGCGGCTGAATCATCGACTGAAAGAAGTAGGCATGTTCGGTCGGCGTGTAGAGCACCTTGATCATCATAAAAAGCTCGGTGGCCTTCATCCGGTGGTAGCGGACGCAGTTGAACATCTGGCGGATCGTAAAGAATGTGCTCAAAAGGCGTTCTATCGCCGGATGCATCGAAAGCATGGGGACCGATTCGGTCGGAACGACCGAGTCGTAGGGCATCACCTTGTCGAAAATGTCCTGCTCGCAGAATTCGATCCGATGGATGAGCGACAGCACGACCACATGCGTCTCGTCGTCCTGAGCCGTCACCACGAAGCGTTCGCTGCGGGCGAGACACACGCACTGTTTCGACGTAACCAGACGCACCGTGTCGTTTCCGTGTTCCAGCCTCAACGATCCCGACATCACGAAAAGGATGCGCACCATGCGGTCTGCGGGGAACGTCACCCCTTCTCCGGCTGCAAACGTAAGCTGTGAAAACCGACAATAGGTCGAATCGCCGATGCGGCGGAACGGCGCCGGGAACGTAGGACAACTACTACAATCCGCAGAACAACTCTCCTTCAATGCCGACTCCTCAAACTGCGGTTGGGGTTGATAATCCATAAACTTATTTGATCTGTGTGACGTGATTTTACGAACAAAAATACAAAAAAAATCAGGAAAAGCAAACAAATCAGCTCCCGTGATGTCAAAAAAAGTCCCCGCCGCGACCGGCAGGGACCCTGAAAAGCGTTGTAACGACGGAAGAACCGCCTATTTGCAACTAATGATCAGAATTTTCGAAGACTCCCAGAACCGCACGGGATCAGTGATGATCAGTTTCTCGACGACCTTGTTCGCGTCGGTCACCAGTTCGTACGACCCCTCGGGATGCGAAGTGACGAGCGTCGCCTTCTTCTGTCCGACGAGGACCTCCGACAGCAGGCGCGAATCGGCCATCGTGAAGCTGTCGAAATTACTGTTCCGTCCGACGGTCAGCGTCCGTCCGATGAATCCCTGCTTGTTGATGATCTGCGCGTCGCGCAACTCCTTCTCGGCCCCCACGATGTAATAGACCGTGTTGAGCTGGTTCTGCAACTCGACCTTCTCGCCGCTCAGGTTCTCGACCTCGGCGCTGCGGACGGCCACCTCCTCGGTCAGGCTCTTCACCTCGTCGCCCATCCGGACGAGGCTCTCGCGCAGCTG
This Alistipes shahii WAL 8301 DNA region includes the following protein-coding sequences:
- the secE gene encoding preprotein translocase subunit SecE → MFKYVKESYNELVNKVTWPTFPQLQSSTIVVMVASVIFAVVVLAMDVTFENVMAGIYKTLGGLGR
- the rplK gene encoding 50S ribosomal protein L11: MAKEVAAFIKLQIKGGAANPSPPVGPALGSKGVNIMDFCKQFNARTQDKAGKVLPVIITVYSDKSFDFVVKQPPVAIQLKEAAKVQKGSAQPNRDKVGQVTWDQIREIAQDKMPDMNCFTLESAMRMVAGTARSMGISVVGEFPNM
- the tuf gene encoding elongation factor Tu, which encodes MAKEKFDRSKPHVNIGTIGHVDHGKTTLTAAITTVLAKNGLSELRSFDSIDNAPEEKERGITINTSHVEYQTANRHYAHVDCPGHADYVKNMVTGAAQMDGAILVVAATDGPMPQTNEHVLLARQVNVPRIVVFLNKCDMVDDPEMLDLVEMEVRDLLSKYEYDGDNAPIIRGSALGGLNGEPKWEEKIMELMAAVDEYIPVPPRENEKPFLMPVEDVFSITGRGTVVTGRIETGVIHVGDPVEIVGLEEKTLTSTCTGVEMFRKLLDEGEAGDNVGLLLRGIDKKEVKRGMVVAKPGSITPHTEFEAEVYILKKEEGGRHTPFHNNYRPQFYLRTMDVTGEVHLPAGVDMVMPGDHVTITVKLIYPVAINEGLRFAIREGGRTVGAGQILKIVK
- a CDS encoding GNAT family N-acetyltransferase, whose protein sequence is METIPLFGPYALRRLRTEDAPDIFASIDTQRRYLGRWLPFVADTHRIEQTRQVVAGMLADTANPVFTLRSGNAFAGLIGFKSADAARRSVEIGYWLREEQQGKGIMAAAVRTLCDLAFGEMGMRRVEIRCGTGNLPSNRIPQRLGFLRSHVELQGEQLSDGEWIDLNVYVLER
- the nusG gene encoding transcription termination/antitermination protein NusG → MSEIKKQWYVVRAIGGKEGKVKEYIEAEIRHNHLEDYISQVLIPTEKVYTIRNGKKVSKEKVSYPGYVLVEAAFVGQIPIIIRNTPNVLGFLGDTKEDSRKMNATPLRPQEVARILGRVDELNAQEEENEIPFFVGETVKVTDGPFSSFQGTIEAVDNERKKLTVSVKIFGRKTPMELSFTQVEKE
- a CDS encoding helix-turn-helix domain-containing protein translates to MDYQPQPQFEESALKESCSADCSSCPTFPAPFRRIGDSTYCRFSQLTFAAGEGVTFPADRMVRILFVMSGSLRLEHGNDTVRLVTSKQCVCLARSERFVVTAQDDETHVVVLSLIHRIEFCEQDIFDKVMPYDSVVPTESVPMLSMHPAIERLLSTFFTIRQMFNCVRYHRMKATELFMMIKVLYTPTEHAYFFQSMIQPQDNFRVFVCNNYDKAQGVAELASLAGMSLSVFKRRFAEHFNDSVYHWMMRQKALKVFTDIRDGEDSTKALMNKYGFRHYTQFSRFCKNYLQATPAQLINSIKKK
- the rplA gene encoding 50S ribosomal protein L1; this encodes MSKLTKNQKIAYAKVEAGKAYKLSEAAALLKEITFTKFDASVDIDVRLGVDPRKANQMVRGVVTLPHGTGKTVRVLVLCTPEKEAEAQAAGADYVGLDEYVDKIKAGWTDVDVIICTPNVMGKVGALGRILGPRGLMPNPKTGTVTMEVGKAVQEVKAGKIDFKVDKFGIIHTTVGKVSFSADQIVDNAKEVLNMILKLKPAAAKGSYVKSIYLSTTMSPGVQIDSKSVETK